The region GGCCGCGTACGGTCTCGACATGCTCGTCGGTGATCGGCGCCATCAGGGCAGCCGGTCGCGGATCAGCGCTGCGGTCTCGGCCGGTTTGGCCAGCGGCACCATGTGGTCGCAATCCCATTCGAGCAGCGTGAAATTCGGCCCCTGAGCGGCGTCGAGCGAGGCGACCAGCTCATCGGTCGCATACGGCGGGTCGGTGCGGGTGGCGCGGACCAGCGTGGTCGGGGTGCCGTCGCGGGGCAGCGGCACCGGCCGGGTGAGTTCGCTCCAGTAGCAGAGCATCGCCGGGATGCTGATCCGCCAGCCCACCCGGCCGTTCGGCAACGCGACGAGGTGCTCGTCGAGTTCGCGCTCGAGCTCGGCCTCGGCGACCTCGCCCCAGGAGCCGTCGACCTTCTCCCGGCGAGCCTCGGCGCGGTCGGTGTAGTCGGGCGAGCGGTACATGTCGTCGGCGATCTCGCGCATCCGGGCGCCGTCGAGGGCCACCGCGGGATCGAGCAGCACCAGCCCGGCGATCAGGTCGGGCCGGGCCGCGGCGAGGTTCAGCGCGAGCGCGCCGCCGAACGAGTGACCGACGACCACGACGGGGCCGTCGGTTTCGGCGTCGAGGAGGGCGCCCAGCGCCGCGACGTTGGCGTCGATCGTCCACGGAGCGTCCCAGGACGACCGGCCGTGGCCCAGGAGATCCGGCGCGAGAGCCGCCACATCGGGCAGGTAGTCGGTGAACAACGACTGCCAGCGCCGGCCGTGCCCGGTCAGCCCGTGGACGGCCAGCACCCGGGCCGGCCCGGACGGGCCGAATCGGTAGGTCTTCAGCAGGTCGGTCATGTCTGACGATGCTGCCAGGCAACGACGGCGGCCGAGATGTCGGACCCCCGTGGTGTCATGCACTCATGTCCGCGCCGCACATCGAACTGACGCCTGCCGCCCTGGGTCGCCACGACGTGAAGGGCGTCGTCCGGGTCCTGGGCGGCCCCGGGACGGGGAAGAGCAGCCTGCTCGTCGACACGGCGGTGGCTCACATCGCGGCGGGTCGCGACCCGGAATCAGTTCTGCTGCTGACAGGTTCAGCGCGGCTCGGCGCACAGGCGAGGGCGGCCATCACGACGGCACTGCTCGGCGCCGGTGAGCGCACCGCGGTACGCGAACCGCTCGTGCGCACCGTGCACTCCTACGCTTTCGCGGTGCTGCGGCTGGCCGCCCAGCGCAACGGCAGTCCGCCGCCCCGCCTGATCACCAGCGCCGAGCAGGACGGCATCATCCGCGAACTGCTGGCCGGTGACGTCGAGGACGGTGACGCCTCACCCGTCCGCTGGCCGCAGCGTCTGCGGCCCGCGCTGAGCACC is a window of Mycolicibacterium chubuense NBB4 DNA encoding:
- a CDS encoding alpha/beta fold hydrolase — translated: MTDLLKTYRFGPSGPARVLAVHGLTGHGRRWQSLFTDYLPDVAALAPDLLGHGRSSWDAPWTIDANVAALGALLDAETDGPVVVVGHSFGGALALNLAAARPDLIAGLVLLDPAVALDGARMREIADDMYRSPDYTDRAEARREKVDGSWGEVAEAELERELDEHLVALPNGRVGWRISIPAMLCYWSELTRPVPLPRDGTPTTLVRATRTDPPYATDELVASLDAAQGPNFTLLEWDCDHMVPLAKPAETAALIRDRLP